From Cyclobacteriaceae bacterium, a single genomic window includes:
- a CDS encoding DUF2075 domain-containing protein, which produces MQRSYYSNTIPGFLAENETKILGQLALNHHHALEDLQKNAWIKQVQILKESLKIFKQGKIYFEFSIPRMGKRVDNIIIINDVIFVIEFKVGDALYQKYAIDQVIDYCLDLQNFHEGSHSEKIAPVLISTKAPSIENTFEMVNNLFLPIKSNQNNISQIISQAISLTSGKTIDTEQWENAKYKPTPTIIEASQALYRGHSVSEISRSDSGAINLSRTTECINNIIEHSKKSSSKSICFLTGVPGAGKTLAGLNIANERRKAHEDENAVFLSGNGPLVYVLREALVRDEVQHAKENGEKLTKKNSAIKANAFIQNIHHFRDDNLISNQAPDEKVVVFDEAQRAWTRQKAISFMKSKGKDFDMSEPDFLIEVMNRHESYCTVICLIGGGQEINTGEAGLSEWIEALKNKYPNWNIYYSNLITTNENYLKNEHLSSWLEQHGSVKEDLHLSVSVRSFRSEKTSNFVYEILNGNFLGARNILKEINNVFPIYLTRDLQKAKDWLHRNAKGTERIGLVGSSGGMRLRPVGIDVKNDISAEEWFLNNSGDVRSSHYLEIVATEFDIQGLEIDYVALAWDINFYFENNKWNYQSFEGTKWKQIIGEIEKSYLKNAYRVLMTRARQGLIIFVPHGNEMDQTRPVAKYDGTFNFLSSCGIPSI; this is translated from the coding sequence CAAATACTCAAAGAATCGCTTAAGATATTCAAGCAAGGAAAAATTTATTTTGAATTCTCAATTCCTAGAATGGGAAAGCGAGTAGATAATATAATTATTATTAATGACGTCATTTTTGTCATTGAATTTAAGGTTGGGGACGCTCTGTATCAAAAGTATGCTATCGACCAAGTAATTGATTATTGTCTCGATTTACAAAATTTTCATGAAGGTAGTCACTCAGAGAAAATTGCTCCAGTTTTAATCTCTACTAAAGCACCCTCCATTGAAAATACATTTGAAATGGTGAATAATTTATTTTTACCTATAAAATCAAATCAAAACAACATTTCGCAAATCATTAGTCAAGCTATTTCACTTACCAGTGGAAAAACCATTGATACGGAACAATGGGAGAATGCGAAATACAAACCAACACCAACAATTATTGAAGCATCTCAAGCTTTATATAGAGGACATTCCGTTTCTGAAATTTCAAGGAGTGACTCTGGAGCCATAAACCTGTCGAGAACTACAGAGTGTATTAATAACATCATAGAACATTCAAAAAAAAGTTCTTCAAAATCCATATGCTTTCTTACGGGAGTGCCAGGGGCAGGCAAGACTTTAGCGGGTCTTAATATTGCAAACGAACGTAGAAAAGCTCATGAAGATGAGAATGCAGTATTCCTATCGGGTAATGGTCCTTTAGTGTATGTATTAAGGGAAGCTTTAGTTCGAGATGAAGTGCAGCATGCTAAAGAGAATGGAGAAAAATTAACTAAGAAAAATTCAGCAATAAAGGCAAATGCATTTATTCAGAACATTCATCATTTCAGGGACGACAATTTGATTTCTAATCAGGCGCCTGATGAAAAGGTTGTAGTATTTGACGAAGCTCAAAGAGCATGGACTCGGCAAAAAGCTATTTCGTTTATGAAATCTAAAGGCAAAGATTTTGATATGTCCGAGCCTGATTTCCTGATTGAAGTGATGAATAGACATGAAAGTTACTGTACTGTTATTTGTTTAATTGGTGGTGGGCAGGAAATTAATACAGGAGAAGCTGGACTTTCAGAATGGATAGAGGCCCTGAAAAATAAATACCCAAATTGGAATATATATTACTCAAATTTGATAACTACGAATGAAAATTATTTAAAAAATGAACATCTATCCTCATGGTTAGAACAGCATGGTTCCGTTAAGGAAGATCTTCATCTATCTGTCTCGGTTCGTTCTTTTCGATCTGAAAAAACTTCAAATTTTGTTTACGAAATTCTCAATGGGAATTTTCTTGGAGCAAGGAATATTTTGAAGGAAATCAATAATGTGTTTCCAATTTATCTTACACGAGATCTTCAAAAAGCAAAAGATTGGCTTCATAGAAACGCTAAAGGAACAGAGAGAATCGGATTGGTAGGAAGTTCTGGAGGAATGAGGCTTCGACCTGTAGGTATCGATGTAAAAAATGATATCTCTGCAGAAGAATGGTTTTTAAATAATTCAGGTGATGTTCGATCTTCTCACTACCTGGAGATAGTTGCTACCGAATTCGATATTCAAGGGTTAGAAATTGATTATGTAGCACTTGCCTGGGACATTAATTTCTATTTTGAGAACAATAAATGGAACTATCAAAGTTTTGAAGGGACTAAATGGAAGCAAATCATTGGTGAGATTGAAAAATCTTATCTGAAGAATGCCTATCGCGTATTGATGACTAGAGCAAGACAAGGACTAATAATCTTCGTGCCACATGGGAATGAAATGGATCAGACTAGACCAGTTGCGAAATATGATGGAACATTTAATTTTTTGAGTTCCTGCGGAATACCATCAATTTAA